A genomic region of Zea mays cultivar B73 chromosome 6, Zm-B73-REFERENCE-NAM-5.0, whole genome shotgun sequence contains the following coding sequences:
- the LOC103630352 gene encoding probable carboxylesterase 15 — MANATVPELQPQVQAAGGRKVVDEVSGWLRVLDDGSVDRTWTGPPEVLPMMQPVAPYDVPRDGHTLHDLPGEPNFRIYLPEVDDDRKGGRLPVIVHFHGGGFCFSHPSWLMYHQFYSRLACAVPAVVVSVELPLAPERRLPAHIDTAVAAVRRLRCIALSEDGALGDKAGKLLREAADVSRVFLVGDSSGANVSHFTAARVGQDGAGVWAPLRVAGCVLIQPGFVRATRSRSELEVGESVFFTLDMLDKCQAMALPVGATKEHPFSCPMGPQAPPLESVPLPPMMVAVGEKDLVRDTKEHPCKHLGGVWFEELIHFR; from the coding sequence ATGGCCAATGCCACTGTCCCCGAGTTGCAGCCGCAGGTTCAAGCGGCGGGTGGCCGCAAGGTGGTGGACGAGGTGTCCGGCTGGCTGCGCGTTCTGGACGACGGCAGCGTCgaccgcacgtggaccggcccacCCGAGGTCCTCCCGATGATGCAGCCCGTGGCGCCGTACGACGTGCCCCGCGACGGGCACACGCTGCACGACCTCCCAGGGGAGCCCAATTTCCGGATCTACCTCCCCGAGGTCGACGACGACCGCAAGGGCGGGCGCCTGCCCGTCATCGTGCACTTCCACGGCGGCGGCTTCTGCTTCTCCCACCCGTCCTGGCTCATGTACCACCAGTTCTACTCGCGTCTCGCGTGCGCCGTCCCTGCCGTGGTCGTCTCTGTCGAGCTCCCGCTCGCGCCCGAGCGACGCCTGCCAGCGCACATCGACACGGCCGTCGCCGCGGTCCGCCGGCTCCGCTGCATCGCGCTGTCGGAGGACGGAGCTCTTGGTGACAAGGCAGGTAAGCTCCTCCGTGAGGCCGCCGACGTCTCCCGGGTGTTCCTCGTCGGCGACAGCTCTGGCGCGAACGTCAGCCACTTCACCGCCGCGCGTGTGGGCCAGGACGGCGCTGGCGTCTGGGCGCCCCTGCGCGTCGCCGGCTGCGTTCTGATCCAACCGGGATTCGTGCGCGCAACAAGGAGCcggtcggagctggaggtgggaGAGTCGGTGTTCTTCACGCTGGACATGCTGGACAAGTGCCAGGCCATGGCGCTGCCTGTTGGCGCCACCAAGGAGCACCCGTTCTCGTGCCCCATGGGTCCGCAGGCGCCGCCCCTGGAGTCCGTGCCGCTCCCGCCGATGATGGTGGCCGTCGGCGAGAAGGACCTCGTCCGCGACACAAAGGAGCACCCTTGCAAgcatttagggggtgtttggtttgaagaattAATTCATTTTAGATGA
- the LOC100285798 gene encoding hsr203J, which produces MATANVQQQPQPQVVAAVGRKVVDEVSGWLRVLEDGSVDRTWTGPREALPLMEPVAPYAVPRDGHTLHDLPGEPNLRVYLPEANVEAGGARLPVILQLHGGGFCISHPSWLMYHHFYARLACAVPAVVVAVELPLAPERRLPAHIDAGVAALRRLRSVALAEDDGALDDPAAALLREAADVSRVFLVGDSSGGNLVHLVAARVAREADAGSWAPLRVAGGVPIHPGFVRATRSRSELETKADSVFFTLDMLDKFLALALPEGATKDHPFTCPMGPQAPPLESVHLPPLLVSVAENDLIRDTNLEYCNALRAAGKEVEVLINHGMSHSFYLNKYAVDMDSTTGERARELIDAIKSFISRH; this is translated from the coding sequence ATGGCAACGGCCAATGTCCAGCAGCAGCCACAGCCGCAGGTGGTAGCGGCGGTTGGCCGAAAGGTGGTGGACGAGGTTTCCGGCTGGCTGCGCGTGCTGGAGGACGGCAGCGTGgaccgcacgtggaccggcccgcGCGAGGCCCTCCCGCTGATGGAGCCGGTGGCGCCGTACGCGGTGCCGCGAGACGGGCACACGCTCCACGACCTGCCCGGGGAGCCGAACCTACGCGTGTACCTCCCCGAGGCGAACGTGGAGGCCGGCGGCGCGCGCCTGCCCGTCATCCTGCAGCTCCACGGCGGGGGCTTCTGCATCTCCCACCCGTCCTGGCTCATGTACCACCACTTCTACGCGCGCCTCGCGTGCGCCGTCCCCGCCGTGGTGGTCGCCGTCGAGCTGCCGCTCGCGCCCGAGCGGCGCCTGCCCGCGCACATCGACGCCGGCGTCGCCGCGCTCCGCAGGCTCCGCTCCGTCGCGCTGGCCGAGGACGACGGCGCCCTCGACGACCCGGCGGCCGCGCTCCTCCGCGAGGCCGCCGACGTGTCCCGGGTGTTCCTCGTCGGGGACAGCTCGGGCGGCAACCTCGTCCACCTCGTGGCGGCCCGCGTGGCGAGGGAGGCGGACGCGGGCAGCTGGGCCCCCCTCCGCGTCGCCGGCGGCGTCCCCATTCACCCGGGGTTCGTGCGCGCCACCCGGAGCCGGTCGGAGCTGGAGACGAAGGCGGACTCGGTGTTCTTCACGCTGGACATGCTGGACAAGTTCCTTGCCTTGGCGCTGCCGGAGGGCGCCACCAAGGACCACCCCTTCACCTGCCCCATGGGCCCGCAGGCGCCGCCGCTGGAGTCCGTGCACCTGCCGCCGCTGCTTGTGTCCGTGGCCGAGAACGACCTCATCCGCGACACTAACCTCGAGTACTGCAACGCGCTGCGCGCCGCTGGCAAGGAGGTGGAGGTGCTCATCAACCACGGCATGAGCCACTCCTTCTACCTTAACAAGTACGCCGTCGACATGGACTCAACCACCGGGGAACGAGCCCGAGAGCTCATCGATGCCATCAAGAGCTTCATCTCACGCCATTGA